The following are from one region of the Amedibacterium intestinale genome:
- a CDS encoding site-specific integrase — protein MVNNINKETLFCEYYKQWIEVYKKGAIRDATMAKYLMTQKWVEKLVPNLKIGELNRTVYQQILNDYAKEHERQTTLDFHHQLKGAILDAVDEGLLIRDPTRKSIIKGKTPKAKKIKYLNQFELHALIANLDLKETVNWDWFILLVAKTGMRFSEALAITPDDFDFSRQTLSISKTWDYKGEGGFLPTKNKSSVRKIQIDWQIVVKFSELIKSLPKDKPIFVREEKIYNSTVNDVLARHCKACGTSLISIHGLRHTHASLLLFAGVSIASVARRLGHASMTTTQKTYLHIIQELENKDVDLVMRTLSGL, from the coding sequence ATGGTAAACAATATAAACAAGGAAACCTTATTTTGTGAATATTATAAACAATGGATTGAAGTGTATAAAAAAGGAGCGATTAGAGATGCCACTATGGCAAAATATCTAATGACACAAAAGTGGGTTGAAAAACTTGTCCCAAATTTAAAGATAGGAGAACTAAATAGAACGGTTTATCAACAGATTCTAAATGATTATGCGAAAGAGCATGAAAGACAAACAACATTGGATTTTCATCATCAGTTAAAAGGAGCAATTTTGGATGCAGTTGATGAAGGTCTGCTTATTAGAGATCCTACTAGAAAGTCTATTATCAAAGGAAAAACACCAAAAGCAAAGAAAATCAAGTATTTGAATCAATTTGAGCTGCATGCCTTGATTGCAAACCTGGATTTAAAAGAAACGGTTAACTGGGATTGGTTCATTTTGCTTGTAGCAAAAACAGGAATGCGTTTTTCAGAAGCTTTGGCAATTACACCCGATGATTTTGATTTTTCAAGACAAACTTTGTCAATCAGCAAGACCTGGGATTATAAAGGTGAGGGAGGTTTTTTACCGACTAAGAATAAGTCATCTGTAAGAAAAATACAAATTGACTGGCAAATTGTAGTGAAATTTTCTGAGCTGATTAAGTCATTACCAAAGGATAAACCGATTTTTGTTAGAGAAGAAAAAATTTATAATTCTACAGTTAATGATGTTTTAGCAAGGCATTGTAAAGCTTGTGGAACTTCACTGATATCTATTCATGGTTTAAGACATACACATGCCTCATTGTTATTGTTTGCAGGAGTTTCGATTGCGAGTGTGGCAAGAAGATTAGGGCATGCTAGTATGACAACAACGCAAAAGACATATTTGCATATCATACAAGAATTAGAAAACAAAGATGTAGATCTTGTTATGAGAACTTTGTCTGGACTATAA
- a CDS encoding MATE family efflux transporter, whose product MKNMTEGNVTKLIINFAIPVLLGNIFQQFYTMADTMMVGKILGVQALAAMGATSALSNLMIGLISGIAMGVTILIAQYYGAKDEEGMKTSTAGCILLCVGSTVLIVLVSMVLKSPLLTLLQTPQSIFMDADNYLSVIFLGLFITMAYNMMASMMRSIGDSKTPLYFLIIASLSNVALDYIFLVYFHMGILGAAYATVLAQGLSVVLCFFYMRKKYPMFVLKKKDFHIEKELLLHQLSMGISMGLMNSIVSIGSVVLQSAVNQLGEITIAAHTAARKIVEMLMQPMISIAIANTTFVSQNLGAKQFTRIRTGQRKCVLLCTVWVVLVIVISFTCIDALLSLLVNAKETQVMLLAKRYSRISSLFYFVLAILFIYRNGLQGLGNGRIPILSSCIEMGVKVAATFLLIPFTGYYGICFVEPIAWTIMGPFLCYFFYHDLRKKEVQNLKTE is encoded by the coding sequence ATGAAAAATATGACAGAGGGAAATGTTACAAAATTAATCATCAATTTTGCGATACCGGTTTTACTGGGAAATATATTTCAACAGTTTTATACAATGGCGGATACTATGATGGTAGGAAAAATATTAGGTGTGCAGGCTTTAGCGGCAATGGGGGCCACTTCCGCATTATCTAATTTAATGATTGGTTTGATTAGCGGGATAGCGATGGGGGTAACCATATTGATTGCGCAATATTATGGAGCCAAAGATGAAGAAGGAATGAAAACTTCTACAGCTGGGTGTATTCTTCTTTGTGTAGGTTCTACAGTATTGATCGTATTGGTTTCTATGGTGTTAAAATCGCCTTTATTAACCCTGTTACAAACACCGCAAAGTATTTTTATGGATGCAGATAACTATTTAAGTGTCATTTTTTTAGGATTGTTTATTACGATGGCATATAATATGATGGCAAGTATGATGAGGTCTATTGGCGATAGTAAAACACCTCTATATTTTCTGATTATCGCATCTTTATCAAATGTCGCATTGGATTATATTTTTCTGGTATATTTTCATATGGGAATCTTAGGTGCTGCATATGCAACCGTATTGGCACAAGGGTTAAGTGTAGTGTTATGCTTTTTCTACATGCGAAAAAAATATCCCATGTTTGTCTTAAAGAAGAAAGATTTCCATATAGAAAAAGAACTGCTGCTTCATCAGTTGTCTATGGGAATTTCTATGGGTCTTATGAATTCTATTGTGTCCATCGGTTCTGTTGTTTTGCAAAGTGCGGTAAATCAGCTTGGAGAAATTACGATTGCGGCCCATACAGCAGCTAGAAAAATAGTAGAAATGCTAATGCAGCCAATGATTAGTATTGCGATTGCAAATACAACATTTGTATCACAAAATCTTGGTGCGAAACAGTTCACACGTATTCGTACTGGACAAAGAAAATGTGTGCTCTTATGCACTGTATGGGTTGTGCTTGTTATTGTCATATCCTTTACATGTATTGACGCGCTGTTAAGTCTATTGGTCAATGCGAAGGAAACACAGGTTATGCTACTTGCGAAACGTTATTCAAGAATCAGCAGTTTATTTTATTTTGTCTTGGCTATTTTATTCATTTATCGAAATGGATTGCAGGGACTTGGCAATGGAAGAATACCCATTCTTTCCAGTTGTATTGAAATGGGAGTGAAAGTAGCAGCTACATTCTTATTGATTCCATTTACTGGCTATTATGGAATTTGTTTTGTAGAACCAATCGCATGGACGATCATGGGACCATTTCTGTGTTATTTCTTTTATCATGATCTAAGGAAAAAGGAAGTACAGAATTTAAAAACTGAATAA
- a CDS encoding PadR family transcriptional regulator, with translation MVFQLGSSLLDACVLATLHKEDTYGYRLTQEVKRVMDISESTLYPVLRRLMKEGYLETYDQQHMGRNRRYYRLTEAGKEKYREYVKEWDEFSDKVSDILKGGIENE, from the coding sequence ATGGTTTTTCAGTTAGGTTCTAGTTTGTTGGATGCCTGCGTACTTGCGACATTACATAAAGAAGATACGTATGGCTATCGTTTAACACAGGAAGTAAAACGGGTGATGGATATTAGCGAATCTACCTTATATCCAGTTCTTCGTCGCTTGATGAAAGAAGGATATTTAGAAACATATGATCAGCAGCATATGGGTAGAAATCGAAGATATTATCGTCTAACAGAGGCAGGAAAAGAAAAGTATAGAGAATATGTAAAAGAATGGGATGAGTTTTCTGATAAAGTATCAGATATTTTGAAGGGAGGAATAGAAAATGAGTAA